A region of Blattabacterium cuenoti STAT DNA encodes the following proteins:
- the ccsA gene encoding cytochrome c biogenesis protein — protein sequence MQKIKKILFSTKVTSFLFLSFALSMAIATFIEKKYTTDVAKIFIYESTWFEILLLLIIINLIGNIWKYKLWNYNKIPLFIFHFSFIFIFIGGLFSRYFNFEGTMSIREGEINGKILSNKSYIKLKVNQGSNIRYYHDPYIFSYFHHNKYKGVFFFKKKPFKVKVIDYIPCAKIFLSKKNPEEKIIKIVSTNQKERTEHFIKNGEIININGVLFSFNKRIPFGIVILEKNHKIYIKSSFSGRSINMINRKVSFFSKKIDHILKFNHLYQIKIHKNYKTIQWVIPEGVIKGKLKYVKSCDYEENNKLSAITAIISFQNQSKLVTFLGGKNATNMSSPLFFKDYKISIGYGSIFFNLPFFIKLKKFRLENYPGSEFPSTFTSYVTLIDKNIKKNYFIYMNHVLNYKGFRFFQSGYDPDGKGTHFSVNNDYLGTYFSYIGYIFMSIGMFLTLFWKGTRFNYLRKKLKYLSHKNFSLLLFIVFYFLGNIQNSVFSQKKQEFKNIPLENIFDAIHISKKHGDNFGRLLVQDQKGRIKPINTIAIELLRKVHKKDSIGNLDANQWFISIHQDNIFWAKIPFIKVDKKGGHKFLNKIKANLQYYVSLMDLYIIDPKTSKLKFLLQEDYERAFSKNPFQRDEYDKAVLNLSERIGIIHEIFQGKYIRIFPIPHDINQTWSSWISNSNKLNPLGLSMFSNYLKSLLFSQNEKNWNLADKEIQKIRLYQIKHAKSILPSENKISVEILYNKLNIFYVLSFIYFFFGIILIFHSFLNIFFKKKYTYISKTFIFILFILFILNFFGLVTRWYISGHAPWTNGYESAIFISWCLIGINFLFYKNQFVSGITTLISSILLMIAHHGNVMDPEITNLVPVLKSHWLIIHVATITSSYGFFLTGSFLGFLVLIFFILKACFHKHSEIIHFHIEKLTIINEMCLTIGLFLLTIGTFLGSVWANNSWGRYWSWDPKETWALISIMIYAFVLHIRLIPYFKKNIFIFNLFSILSISCILMTYFGVNYYLSGLHSYAKGEPISIPNWVYYSLLVLFIITILSYHSFKFHKIKYINKQ from the coding sequence ATGCAAAAAATAAAAAAAATACTTTTTTCCACAAAAGTTACTTCTTTCTTATTCTTATCATTCGCTTTATCTATGGCTATAGCTACTTTTATAGAAAAAAAATATACTACAGATGTAGCAAAAATATTTATTTACGAATCTACTTGGTTTGAAATTCTTTTATTACTTATCATAATAAATCTAATAGGAAATATATGGAAATATAAATTATGGAATTACAATAAAATCCCTCTATTCATCTTTCATTTTTCATTTATATTCATTTTTATTGGAGGTCTTTTTTCTAGATATTTTAATTTTGAAGGTACAATGTCTATAAGAGAAGGAGAAATAAATGGAAAAATACTTTCTAACAAAAGTTATATAAAATTAAAAGTAAATCAAGGATCTAACATTAGATATTATCATGATCCTTATATTTTCTCTTATTTTCATCATAATAAATATAAAGGAGTATTTTTTTTTAAAAAAAAACCTTTTAAAGTTAAAGTTATAGATTATATACCATGTGCAAAGATTTTTTTATCAAAAAAAAATCCAGAAGAAAAAATTATAAAAATAGTTTCAACAAATCAAAAAGAAAGAACAGAACATTTTATTAAAAATGGAGAAATTATAAATATAAATGGAGTTTTATTTTCTTTTAATAAAAGAATTCCTTTTGGAATTGTAATTTTGGAAAAAAATCATAAGATTTATATAAAATCATCTTTTTCAGGTAGAAGCATCAATATGATAAATAGAAAGGTTAGTTTTTTTTCAAAAAAAATTGATCATATATTAAAATTTAATCATTTATATCAAATTAAAATCCATAAAAATTATAAAACTATACAATGGGTTATCCCTGAAGGGGTCATTAAAGGAAAATTAAAATATGTAAAATCATGTGATTATGAAGAAAATAATAAATTAAGTGCTATTACGGCAATAATATCATTTCAAAATCAATCCAAATTAGTTACATTTTTAGGAGGAAAAAATGCAACAAACATGAGTTCTCCTTTATTTTTTAAGGATTATAAAATATCCATTGGATATGGCTCAATTTTTTTTAATCTTCCTTTTTTCATAAAATTAAAAAAATTCAGATTGGAAAACTATCCAGGTTCTGAGTTTCCATCTACTTTTACAAGTTATGTTACATTAATAGATAAAAATATTAAAAAAAACTATTTCATTTATATGAATCATGTTTTGAATTATAAAGGATTTCGATTTTTTCAATCTGGATACGATCCAGATGGAAAAGGGACTCATTTTTCTGTTAATAACGATTATTTAGGTACTTATTTTTCCTATATTGGTTATATTTTTATGAGTATAGGTATGTTTTTAACTTTATTTTGGAAAGGAACTAGATTTAATTATCTCAGAAAAAAACTAAAATATTTATCTCATAAAAATTTTTCATTATTATTGTTCATTGTATTTTATTTTCTAGGGAATATACAGAATTCTGTTTTTTCTCAAAAAAAACAAGAATTCAAAAATATTCCTTTAGAAAATATTTTTGATGCAATTCATATTTCTAAAAAACATGGAGATAACTTTGGCCGGTTATTAGTACAAGATCAAAAAGGAAGAATTAAACCTATTAACACAATTGCTATTGAATTACTTAGAAAAGTACATAAAAAAGATTCCATAGGAAACTTAGATGCAAATCAATGGTTTATATCAATACATCAAGATAATATTTTTTGGGCAAAAATTCCTTTTATTAAAGTTGATAAAAAAGGCGGACATAAATTCTTAAATAAAATAAAAGCAAATCTACAATATTATGTTTCTCTTATGGACCTATATATCATAGACCCAAAAACTTCAAAACTAAAATTTCTTCTTCAAGAAGATTATGAACGAGCTTTTTCTAAAAATCCTTTTCAAAGAGATGAATATGATAAAGCAGTATTGAATCTTAGTGAACGTATAGGAATAATACATGAAATTTTTCAAGGAAAATATATTCGTATTTTTCCTATTCCTCATGATATCAATCAAACTTGGTCAAGTTGGATTTCCAATTCAAATAAATTAAATCCCTTAGGGTTATCCATGTTTAGTAATTATCTTAAATCTTTATTATTTTCTCAAAATGAAAAAAATTGGAATCTTGCAGATAAAGAAATCCAAAAAATACGATTATACCAAATTAAGCACGCAAAGTCTATTTTACCTTCAGAAAATAAAATATCTGTAGAAATCCTTTATAATAAATTAAATATATTTTATGTACTATCTTTTATATATTTTTTCTTTGGGATCATTCTTATTTTCCATTCTTTCTTAAATATTTTTTTTAAAAAAAAATATACATACATATCTAAAACATTTATTTTTATTTTATTTATTTTATTTATCCTAAATTTTTTTGGATTAGTCACAAGATGGTATATCTCTGGGCACGCTCCATGGACTAATGGATATGAATCTGCTATTTTCATTAGTTGGTGTTTGATCGGAATCAATTTTTTATTTTATAAAAATCAATTTGTTTCAGGAATCACAACTTTAATTTCTTCCATTTTACTGATGATTGCACATCATGGAAATGTTATGGATCCAGAAATAACAAATTTAGTACCTGTATTAAAATCTCATTGGTTGATTATACATGTAGCAACAATTACATCAAGTTATGGTTTTTTTTTAACAGGATCATTTTTAGGTTTTTTAGTCTTGATTTTTTTTATATTAAAAGCATGTTTTCATAAACATAGTGAAATCATTCATTTTCACATTGAAAAACTAACTATTATTAATGAAATGTGTTTGACGATAGGGCTTTTTTTATTAACTATAGGAACTTTTTTAGGTTCTGTATGGGCTAATAATAGTTGGGGACGTTATTGGAGTTGGGATCCTAAAGAAACTTGGGCTTTGATTAGCATAATGATTTATGCTTTTGTATTACATATACGATTAATTCCGTATTTTAAAAAAAACATATTTATTTTTAATTTATTCAGTATTTTATCTATAAGTTGTATTTTAATGACTTATTTTGGAGTAAATTATTATTTATCTGGACTACATTCTTATGCAAAAGGAGAGCCCATTTCTATTCCTAATTGGGTGTATTATAGCTTGTTAGTTTTATTTATTATCACTATTTTATCTTATCATTCATTCAAATTTCATAAAATAAAATACATCAATAAACAGTGA
- a CDS encoding lysophospholipid acyltransferase family protein, with protein MSFYSFFFKKNFKKKSTLFRDAFGNFHFIKRFLIFTFGCISYNRYNGFNQLHLEGTEYIRDLPDKKVLFVSNHQTYFADVFAMFHVFCSVKNGFVNSIKNPIYLLNPKVNLYYVAEKNTMNKGFLTKLFIYSGGITVKRIWKEDNEKINRSINILSDITRMGIALNDGWLITFPQGTTQAFAPGRRGIVYVIKKYSPIVVPIVIDGFKKAYDKKGIRIKKKGVLQKMKFKEPIQIDLKKDTTDSIMEKIMDAIEQSPKYNKKDKS; from the coding sequence GTGAGTTTTTATTCGTTTTTTTTTAAAAAAAACTTTAAAAAAAAAAGCACTTTATTTAGAGATGCTTTTGGAAATTTTCATTTTATAAAACGTTTTTTAATTTTTACTTTTGGTTGTATTTCTTATAATCGTTATAATGGATTTAATCAATTACATTTAGAAGGAACTGAATATATAAGAGATTTACCTGATAAAAAAGTTCTTTTTGTATCTAATCATCAAACTTATTTTGCAGATGTATTTGCTATGTTTCATGTATTTTGTAGTGTAAAAAATGGTTTTGTAAATAGTATTAAAAATCCTATTTATCTTTTAAATCCTAAAGTTAATTTATATTATGTAGCAGAAAAAAATACGATGAATAAAGGTTTTTTAACTAAATTATTTATTTATTCAGGAGGAATTACTGTAAAAAGAATTTGGAAGGAAGATAATGAAAAAATCAATCGTTCTATAAATATACTATCTGATATTACTCGCATGGGAATTGCGCTTAATGATGGTTGGTTGATTACTTTTCCACAAGGAACAACTCAAGCTTTTGCTCCTGGACGAAGAGGAATTGTTTATGTTATAAAAAAATATAGTCCTATTGTTGTTCCTATTGTAATAGATGGATTTAAAAAAGCTTATGATAAAAAAGGAATACGTATTAAAAAAAAAGGAGTTTTACAAAAAATGAAATTTAAAGAACCTATTCAGATAGATTTAAAAAAAGATACAACAGATTCTATCATGGAAAAAATTATGGATGCTATCGAACAGTCTCCAAAATATAATAAAAAAGATAAATCATAA
- the alaS gene encoding alanine--tRNA ligase, with amino-acid sequence MKYKFIKDTFLNFFQKKKHKILPSFPIFSKDDSTLFFVNAGMNPFKDYFLGHVKPEYTRIANVQKCLRITGKHNDLENVGYDDYHHTMFEMLGNWSFGDYSRKETIEWAWELLTKIYHIPNQNIYVSIFIGDKKDELSMDKEAFKYWKTFLDESHILFFGKKENFWEMGIEGPCGPCSEIHIDLRNEKEKKVLSGKYLINKKHPQVIEIWNLVFIEFIRKSDGTLEKLPKKHVDTGMGLERLCMILQGKNSSYETDIFYPIIQDIEEKLGNIYNKKNFDQNVSIKIIADHLRAIVFSILDGQLPSNNEAGYVIRKILRRAVILCIRFLQKKEPFIYKIVDTLVREMKSSFSELENKKNYIKNIIKEEELSFFSIVEKGSKKIQHIITEHKEKNEKIIHGEKIFQLYDTYGFPMDLSKIIVEKNNLFIDEKSFQKKLSEQKDRSKKERNSILKKDWIKVHNNFHQNQNFVGYELIECNILILKYRKVENKLKNIHYYELVFSKTPFYPERGGQLGDTGIIKNEIDKIDIFDTKIENSIIIHCVQRLPSNVFSYFKAIVDQNRRKKIEKNHTSTHLLNFALKQILGNHIQQKGSYVGDDYLRFDFSHYQKIKTQELHKIEDFVQELIFSDLILKIEIFHSLYEAKKNASNAFFSENFEKKYKKKQEIRIVNFGKSSELCIGTHVKNTKEIQVFEILSESSISHGVRRIKAITYKNAIQHLKSIRNQYQSL; translated from the coding sequence ATGAAATATAAATTTATAAAAGATACTTTTCTTAATTTTTTTCAAAAAAAGAAACATAAGATCCTTCCTTCTTTTCCTATTTTTTCTAAAGATGATTCCACTCTTTTCTTTGTTAATGCCGGAATGAATCCTTTCAAGGATTATTTTTTAGGACATGTAAAGCCTGAATATACAAGAATAGCCAATGTTCAAAAATGTCTTAGAATAACTGGAAAACACAATGATTTAGAAAATGTAGGATATGATGATTATCATCACACCATGTTCGAAATGTTAGGAAATTGGTCTTTTGGAGATTACTCCAGAAAAGAAACCATAGAATGGGCTTGGGAATTATTAACTAAAATATATCATATTCCTAATCAAAATATTTATGTTTCTATTTTTATTGGAGATAAAAAAGATGAATTGTCCATGGACAAGGAAGCATTTAAATATTGGAAGACTTTTCTTGATGAAAGTCATATTCTTTTTTTTGGAAAAAAAGAAAATTTTTGGGAAATGGGAATAGAAGGGCCTTGTGGTCCTTGTTCAGAGATTCATATAGATTTAAGGAATGAAAAAGAAAAAAAAGTATTATCTGGAAAATACCTTATTAATAAAAAACATCCTCAAGTAATAGAAATTTGGAATCTTGTTTTTATAGAATTTATACGTAAATCAGATGGAACGTTAGAAAAACTTCCTAAAAAACATGTAGATACAGGAATGGGACTAGAAAGATTATGTATGATTTTACAAGGAAAAAATTCTAGTTATGAAACTGATATTTTTTATCCTATTATTCAAGATATAGAAGAAAAATTAGGAAATATTTATAATAAAAAAAATTTTGATCAAAATGTATCTATAAAAATTATAGCAGATCATCTAAGAGCTATTGTTTTTTCTATTTTAGATGGACAATTACCATCTAATAATGAGGCTGGTTATGTGATAAGAAAAATACTTAGAAGAGCTGTAATTTTATGTATCCGTTTTTTACAAAAAAAAGAACCTTTTATTTATAAAATAGTAGATACTTTAGTAAGAGAAATGAAAAGTTCTTTTTCGGAGTTAGAAAATAAAAAAAATTATATTAAAAATATCATTAAAGAAGAAGAATTATCATTTTTCAGTATTGTTGAAAAAGGAAGTAAAAAAATTCAACATATAATTACTGAACATAAAGAAAAAAATGAAAAAATCATTCATGGAGAAAAAATTTTCCAATTATATGATACTTATGGATTTCCTATGGATCTATCTAAAATAATAGTTGAAAAAAACAACTTATTCATTGATGAAAAATCATTTCAAAAAAAATTATCGGAACAAAAAGATAGATCCAAAAAAGAAAGAAATTCAATTTTAAAAAAAGATTGGATAAAAGTGCATAACAATTTTCATCAAAATCAAAATTTCGTAGGATATGAATTGATAGAATGTAATATTTTAATATTGAAATATAGAAAAGTAGAAAATAAACTCAAAAACATTCATTATTATGAACTAGTATTTTCCAAAACTCCCTTTTATCCTGAAAGAGGTGGTCAGTTAGGAGATACGGGGATTATAAAAAATGAAATTGATAAAATTGATATTTTTGATACTAAAATAGAAAATTCTATTATTATACATTGTGTTCAAAGATTACCTTCAAATGTTTTTTCTTATTTCAAAGCTATAGTAGATCAAAATAGAAGAAAAAAGATAGAAAAAAATCACACTTCAACTCATTTATTAAATTTTGCTCTAAAACAAATTCTAGGAAATCATATTCAACAAAAAGGTTCTTACGTAGGAGATGATTATCTAAGATTCGACTTTTCTCATTATCAAAAAATAAAAACTCAAGAATTGCATAAAATCGAAGATTTTGTTCAAGAATTAATTTTTTCTGATCTTATATTAAAAATAGAAATATTTCATTCTTTATATGAGGCTAAAAAAAATGCTTCTAACGCTTTTTTTAGTGAAAATTTTGAAAAAAAATACAAAAAAAAACAAGAAATACGAATTGTAAATTTTGGAAAATCTTCCGAATTATGTATTGGAACACATGTTAAAAATACTAAAGAAATTCAAGTTTTTGAAATATTGTCAGAATCTTCTATCTCACATGGAGTACGTAGAATTAAAGCTATAACTTACAAAAATGCAATTCAACATTTAAAATCTATTCGTAATCAATATCAATCTTTATAA
- a CDS encoding 2-oxoglutarate dehydrogenase E1 component produces the protein MNDRFSFLNAIHFKDIEFLYNQYKKNPSSIESSWSAFFYGFDFGTKNYKNILKLEDNDNIIQKEFLVFNLIYDYRKRGHFFTNTNPIRKRRKHFPSLDLKNFGLSEKELDTYFEVGKLIGIGKTSLRNIINHLKNIYCGSIGIEYIYIPNPEKIQWIEEWFFQKKIQFLPEEKKFFLKKLNEAITFEKFLHTKFVGQKRFSIEGNESTLPALEEMIEYASDKYVTDDFIIGMSHRGRLNILSNFFRKDYSYIFSEFQGKEYKEKTFSGDVKYHLGFSKNRKTRKNKYIKINLVPNPSHLESVDAIVEGITRAKIDILYNQNSNSEKILPILIHGDAALSGQGIVYEVLQLSQLKGYKTGGTIHIVMNNQIGFTTNYTEGRSSIYCTDIAKITMSPVLHVNADDVESVIRAIYFAVDFRMRYHEDIFIDLLGYRKYGHNEGDEPRFTQPSLYKAISQHSNSYKLYREKLEKEKIINDDDVRNMEKEYEKILNLKYIETNNIKWNTLNSFLEEEWKNFPIVYKNEEIFRKVDTQFSVEKIIKISNKIFSLPKKKNFFRKTEFIFKKRLEMIKKKIVDWSMAELIAYGTLLYEGTHIRLSGEDVARGTFSQRHAIVKTEEEEEIILLNQISKKQGKIQIFNSPLSEYGVLGFDYGYAMYSPHVLTLWEAQFGDFVNGGQIIIDQYISSGENKWKIRNGIVLLLPHGYEGQGPEHSSARIERYLQLCANNNLFVVNCTTPANFYHLIRRQMKLKYRKPMIVFTPKSLLRNTKCLSTIKDLSIGPFQEILDDPYVKDFKKITKLIFCSGKIYYELLSRKEFIQDEKTALIRIEQIYPLKIEKIKELLEKYKNKKEIFWVQEEPENMGLWSFILRKLGNMISFNLIAPSENSSPSTGSYIDFLKIQNKILKKAFF, from the coding sequence ATGAATGATAGATTTTCTTTTCTAAATGCTATTCACTTTAAAGATATAGAATTTCTATATAATCAATACAAAAAAAATCCTAGTTCAATAGAGTCGAGTTGGAGTGCTTTTTTTTATGGATTCGATTTTGGAACAAAAAACTATAAAAATATTCTAAAACTAGAGGATAATGATAATATCATACAAAAAGAATTTTTAGTATTTAATTTAATTTACGATTATAGAAAAAGAGGCCATTTTTTTACAAATACGAATCCTATACGAAAAAGAAGAAAGCATTTTCCTTCTTTAGATTTAAAAAATTTTGGATTATCTGAAAAGGAATTAGATACATATTTTGAAGTTGGAAAATTAATAGGAATAGGAAAAACCTCATTAAGAAATATAATTAATCATTTAAAAAATATTTATTGTGGATCCATAGGAATAGAATACATATATATTCCTAACCCTGAAAAAATTCAATGGATTGAAGAATGGTTTTTTCAAAAAAAAATACAATTTCTTCCAGAAGAAAAAAAGTTTTTTTTGAAAAAATTAAATGAAGCAATCACATTTGAAAAATTTCTTCATACCAAATTTGTAGGTCAAAAAAGATTTTCTATAGAAGGAAATGAATCCACGTTACCTGCTTTGGAAGAAATGATCGAATATGCATCCGATAAATATGTTACTGATGATTTTATAATTGGAATGTCACATAGAGGCCGTTTAAATATACTTTCTAATTTTTTTAGAAAAGATTATTCTTATATATTTAGCGAATTTCAAGGAAAAGAATATAAAGAAAAAACTTTTTCTGGTGATGTAAAATATCATTTAGGATTTTCAAAAAATAGAAAAACCCGTAAAAATAAATATATTAAAATTAATTTAGTACCTAATCCTTCTCATTTAGAATCTGTAGATGCTATCGTAGAAGGAATTACACGTGCTAAAATAGATATTTTATATAATCAAAATAGTAATTCTGAAAAAATTCTTCCCATATTAATTCATGGAGATGCAGCATTATCCGGACAAGGAATTGTATATGAAGTACTTCAATTATCTCAATTAAAAGGATATAAAACTGGAGGAACCATTCATATTGTAATGAATAATCAAATAGGATTTACTACAAATTATACTGAAGGTCGTTCTAGTATATATTGTACTGATATAGCAAAAATAACAATGTCTCCTGTATTACATGTTAATGCAGATGATGTCGAATCTGTTATTCGAGCTATCTATTTTGCGGTAGATTTTAGAATGCGTTACCATGAAGATATTTTTATAGATTTATTGGGATATAGAAAATATGGACATAATGAAGGAGACGAACCTAGATTTACTCAGCCTTCTTTATATAAAGCTATCTCTCAACATTCTAATTCCTACAAATTATACAGAGAGAAATTAGAAAAAGAAAAAATTATTAATGATGATGATGTAAGAAATATGGAAAAAGAATATGAAAAAATTCTTAATTTAAAATATATTGAAACAAATAATATTAAATGGAATACATTGAATTCTTTTTTAGAAGAGGAATGGAAAAATTTTCCTATAGTATATAAAAATGAAGAAATTTTTAGAAAAGTAGATACACAATTTTCCGTAGAAAAAATTATAAAAATATCTAATAAAATTTTCTCTCTTCCTAAAAAAAAGAATTTTTTTAGGAAAACGGAGTTTATTTTTAAAAAAAGATTAGAAATGATTAAGAAGAAAATTGTAGATTGGAGTATGGCAGAACTAATAGCTTATGGAACTCTTTTATATGAAGGAACTCATATCCGTTTATCAGGAGAAGACGTAGCAAGAGGGACATTTTCTCAACGTCATGCTATTGTTAAAACAGAAGAAGAAGAAGAAATTATTCTTCTTAATCAAATTTCTAAAAAACAAGGAAAAATACAAATTTTTAATTCCCCTCTTTCAGAATATGGAGTTTTAGGCTTTGATTATGGATATGCCATGTATTCTCCTCATGTTTTAACTTTATGGGAAGCTCAATTTGGAGATTTTGTAAATGGGGGACAAATCATAATAGATCAATATATTTCTTCTGGTGAAAATAAATGGAAAATTAGAAATGGAATTGTATTGTTATTACCTCATGGATATGAAGGACAAGGACCAGAACACTCTTCTGCACGTATTGAACGTTATTTACAACTTTGCGCTAATAATAACTTATTTGTAGTAAATTGTACAACTCCAGCTAATTTTTATCATCTTATAAGAAGGCAAATGAAATTAAAATATAGAAAGCCTATGATTGTCTTCACTCCTAAAAGTTTGCTTAGAAATACAAAATGTTTATCTACAATAAAAGATCTTTCTATAGGTCCTTTCCAGGAAATATTGGATGATCCTTATGTAAAAGATTTCAAAAAAATTACGAAATTAATTTTTTGTTCTGGAAAAATTTATTATGAATTGCTTAGTAGAAAAGAATTTATTCAAGATGAAAAAACCGCATTAATTCGTATAGAACAAATTTATCCATTAAAAATAGAAAAAATTAAGGAACTTTTAGAAAAATATAAAAATAAAAAAGAAATTTTTTGGGTACAAGAAGAACCAGAAAACATGGGGTTATGGAGTTTTATTTTAAGAAAATTAGGAAATATGATTTCATTCAATTTAATAGCCCCATCTGAAAATTCTAGTCCGTCTACAGGATCTTATATAGATTTTTTAAAAATCCAAAATAAAATATTAAAAAAAGCTTTTTTTTGA
- the odhB gene encoding 2-oxoglutarate dehydrogenase complex dihydrolipoyllysine-residue succinyltransferase: MIIQIKVPSPGESITEVEVSTWLVKNGDYVHKGQAIAEIDSDKATLEVSSEENGIITFMVEKGKRVKVGDVLCIINSSVKNIKKSKEKTSQEKKDNVEKIFSENKNIKIPSPASKKILKEKNISIESIQGSGKHGRITKKDCIFYLKKNKSSFTSNNSICNEITNKRSKIKTPLSSLRRKLSERLIYVKNQTASLTTFNEVDMLEIFLIRKKYKDRFKKKHGVNLGFMSFFTMSCIRGLKLYPDINSMISGKDKINFEYYDISIAISGPKGLMVPVIRNAEHLSFRKIEQEIYKLSTRVHNGKISIDEMKGGTFTITNGGVFGSMLSTPIINPPQSAILGMHKIMERPIVINGSIEIRPIMYLALSYDHRIIDGRESVGFLVSVKESIENPIKFLMGGNEENISNSLEL, translated from the coding sequence ATGATAATACAAATAAAAGTCCCTTCTCCAGGAGAATCCATTACAGAGGTAGAAGTATCTACATGGCTCGTAAAAAACGGAGATTATGTTCATAAAGGTCAAGCGATAGCAGAAATAGATTCAGATAAAGCAACTTTAGAAGTTTCTTCAGAAGAAAATGGAATAATAACTTTTATGGTAGAAAAAGGAAAAAGAGTAAAAGTTGGAGATGTTTTATGTATTATTAATTCTTCCGTAAAGAATATAAAAAAAAGTAAAGAAAAAACTTCGCAAGAAAAAAAAGACAATGTTGAAAAAATTTTTTCTGAGAATAAAAATATTAAAATTCCTTCTCCAGCATCAAAAAAAATTTTGAAGGAAAAAAATATTTCTATAGAATCTATTCAAGGTAGTGGAAAACATGGAAGAATAACAAAAAAAGATTGCATTTTTTATTTAAAAAAAAATAAATCTTCTTTTACTTCGAATAATTCTATTTGTAATGAAATAACAAATAAAAGATCAAAAATAAAAACTCCTCTTTCTTCTTTAAGAAGGAAACTTTCCGAGAGGTTAATTTATGTAAAAAATCAAACTGCTTCTCTCACAACATTTAATGAAGTAGATATGTTAGAAATTTTTCTTATTAGAAAAAAATATAAAGATCGTTTTAAAAAAAAACATGGGGTAAATTTAGGGTTCATGTCTTTTTTTACTATGTCTTGTATTAGAGGTTTAAAACTTTATCCAGATATCAATTCTATGATTAGTGGAAAAGACAAAATTAATTTTGAATATTATGACATTAGTATTGCTATATCTGGACCTAAAGGATTAATGGTCCCCGTAATTAGAAATGCAGAACATTTATCATTTCGGAAAATAGAACAAGAAATATATAAATTATCAACACGAGTTCATAATGGAAAAATTTCTATAGATGAGATGAAAGGAGGAACTTTTACTATTACCAATGGAGGTGTTTTTGGTTCTATGTTATCTACTCCGATTATAAATCCACCACAAAGTGCCATATTAGGAATGCATAAAATTATGGAAAGACCTATAGTAATTAATGGATCTATTGAAATACGTCCTATTATGTATTTAGCTTTGTCTTATGATCATAGAATAATTGATGGAAGAGAATCTGTAGGATTTCTAGTATCTGTGAAAGAATCTATAGAAAATCCTATAAAATTTTTAATGGGAGGAAATGAAGAAAATATTTCTAATAGCTTAGAATTATAA
- a CDS encoding tetratricopeptide repeat protein: MSKYSKIGLFLFIFIGSVFSFFQKNYLYGYILLLLSIIPIFFIFRNEFLLLAFFKIQKKDMKGVKKYLRYIKKPKLQLTKNQIAYYYFLNGILYSESNIFQSESYMHKALDLGLKFKPNIAIAKLNLAIASLSRGNKKKSEFLLSEAKKMDVSGLLHDQIHIIKNQIKKINIGNINRPNPYVRKKL; encoded by the coding sequence ATGAGTAAATATTCAAAAATAGGATTATTTCTATTTATTTTTATAGGATCTGTTTTTTCATTTTTTCAAAAAAATTATTTATATGGATATATTTTACTTTTGTTAAGTATAATTCCTATTTTTTTTATTTTTAGAAATGAATTTTTATTATTAGCCTTTTTTAAAATACAAAAAAAGGATATGAAAGGAGTAAAAAAATATTTAAGATATATTAAAAAACCTAAACTACAGTTAACCAAAAACCAAATAGCTTATTATTATTTTTTAAATGGAATTTTATATTCAGAAAGTAATATTTTTCAATCAGAAAGTTATATGCATAAAGCCCTAGATTTAGGACTAAAATTTAAACCAAATATAGCTATAGCCAAATTAAATTTAGCTATAGCCTCTTTGTCAAGAGGAAACAAAAAAAAATCTGAATTTTTACTATCAGAAGCAAAAAAAATGGATGTTTCTGGTTTATTACATGATCAAATTCATATCATAAAAAACCAAATAAAAAAAATAAATATAGGAAATATAAATAGACCTAATCCTTATGTTAGAAAAAAATTATAA